The Quercus robur chromosome 7, dhQueRobu3.1, whole genome shotgun sequence genome has a segment encoding these proteins:
- the LOC126691321 gene encoding uncharacterized protein LOC126691321, whose protein sequence is MAEMLLKAQKYVNVEDALAAIKDTERLGDKSKREDDRRGQKRDRPERRNNDGNRRRDDKNPRQIKDEHYLQWPRPLHSSPNVRDKNKYCRFHRDHGHNTEDCRDLKEQIEELIRKGKLQKYVKKGEYSKFRDDNRTQHESFTRDDDHPSQPPRKVIGEINTITGGPSSGSFRSLKKACHRQVNSVHTVPLSKHRRTYQDMSFNEGDARGVKQPHNDPLVIVLNIEGFNTRRILIDNGSSADIIYLPAFQ, encoded by the exons ATGGCTGAGATGCTCCTGAAGGCCCAAAAATACGTGAACGTGGAAGACGCTCTAGCTGCCATAAAAGATACCGAGAGGCTAGGAGACAAGTCCAAGAGGGAAGACGACCGCAGAGGGCAAAAGAGAGATAGACCAGAACGTCGGAACAATGACGGGAATAGAAGGAGAGATGACAAAAATCCTCGTCAA atcaaggacgagcattatCTCCAATGGCCCAGGCCATTACACTCGTCCCCCAACGTacgtgacaagaacaagtattgtCGGTTCCACAGAGACCACGGCCACAACACAGAAGATTGCAGAGACCTGAAGGAACAAATAGAGGAGTTAATACGGAAAggaaagttgcagaaatatgtaaagaaaggagaatatagcAAGTTTAGAGACGACAACAGGACCCAACATGAATCCTTCACTCGGGATGACGACCATCCGTCCCAACCTCCACGCAaagtgatcggggagataaacacgatcACGGGAGGACCATCCTCAGGATCGTTTAGATCACTCAAAAAAGCATGCCACAGACAGGTGAACAGCGTCCACACCGTGCCTCTGTCCAAGCATCGACGAACATACCAAGACATGTCCTTTAATGAAGGAGACGCCAGGGGAGTAAAGCAGCCTCACAACGATCCCCTAGTCATAGtgctgaatatagaagggttcaacACCAGAAGGATCCTTATTGATAACGGGAGCTCAGCAGATATCATCTACCTCCCAGCCTTCCAGTAG
- the LOC126691322 gene encoding uncharacterized protein LOC126691322 codes for METLEVVELIAGNADKTTRIGTMLSPEMRTRLIKFLKGNLDVFAWGHKDMPGISPEVIQHRLNVDPSRKPVQQRRRTFAPERDQAVAEEVTKLLTAGFIREVYYPEWLANIVLRGIKANPEKVRAIIDMASPKTVKDVQKLTGRIAAVNRFVSRATDKCLPFFKTLKQAFVWTDKCEAAFQELKQYLSSPPLLSPSKGGENLYLYLAVSASAVSAALIREEGKKQLPVYYVSQALQGAEFRAAIKAQALADFIAEFTLPDEHGVTDEVDKWTIQTDGSSAQKRGGVGVVITTPDGEVMRYGVQLKFPATNNEAEYEGILTGLRLGKALGAKNLLIQSDSKLVIGQISGEYEAKEERMQKYLKLTRQLTQEFDTVEFVQIPRSQNMGADEVSKLASSEEGKTSTDMAIEIQKHPSIEEVAVFSIQSTDTWMTPIISFLQDGHLPQNTDEARKVKKRAARFTILNDVLYKRGFSMPYLKCVDEDEAKYILEEVHGGICGDHAGSRSLVNKVIRAGYFWPTMQGDAADIVRRFGIPLTIISDNGKQFDSQGFRDFCSDLGIKNQFSSSGHPQANGQTEVTNRTLLKIIKTKLDEAKGAWPEELPSVLWAYRTTTRTPTGETPFRLTYGTEAVIPVEVGVTSIRRGTFRDGLNDEELRFNLDCLDEVRDNASSRMTKYQKKMAEYYNKRVKLRRLAIGDLVLRKVTIATKDPTQGKLGPTWEGPYRVVHYSRQGSYHLETMDGQKLPRSWNIEHLKKYHE; via the exons ATGGAGACCCTGGAAGTAGTGGAGTTGATAGCAGGAAATGCGGACAAGACGACCAGGATAGGGACGATGCTAAGCCCCGAGATGAGAACGAGACTCATAAAATTCCTTAAGGGGAACCTAGATGTCTTTGCATGGGGTCACAAGGACATGCCAGGCATATCTCCAGAAGTCATCCAGCATAGGCTGAATGTGGACCCCAGCAGGAAGCCCGTCCAGCAACGACGAAGAACCTTCGCTCCGGAACGAGATCAGGCAGTAGCAGAGGAAGTAACCAAACTCTTGACGGCTGGATTCATCCGAGAAGTATATTATCCAGAGTGGCTCGCCAACATCGTCCTG AGGGGAATAAAAGCAAATCCAGAGAAAGTACGAGCCATCATTGACATGGCCTCACCCAAGACCGTCAAGGATGTACAAAAGCTTACAGGAAGGATAGCAGCTGTAAATAGGTTCGTCTCTAGGGCCACAGACAAATGCCTGCCCTTCTTCAAAACCCTCAAGCAGGCTTTTGTTTGGACCGACAAATGCGAGGCAGCGTTCCAAGAGCTGAAGCAATACCTGAGCAGTCCACCCCTCCTGAGCCCGTCCAAAGGAGGGGAGAACCTATACTTGTACCTGGCAGTGTCAGCCTCGGCAGTAAGCGCagccttgattagagaagaaggcaagaagcaACTCCCGGTGTACTACGTCAGTCAAGCCTTGCAAGGAGCTGAGTTCAG AGCAGCCATCAAGGCCCAAGCCCTGGCTGACTTCATCGCTGAATTCACTCTTCCAGATGAACATGGAGTTACAGACGAAGTTGATAAATGGACAATACAGACAGATGGGTCGTCAGCCCAAAAgagggggggagtaggggtcgtcataaccaCCCCCGACGGAGAAGTGATGAGATACGGGGTTCAACTGAAGTTCCCAGCCACtaataacgaagccgagtatgaaggaatattgacgggCTTGAGGCTTGGGAAAGCTCTTGGAGCCAAAAACTTGCTGATCCAGAGTGATTCAAAGTTGGTAATCGGACAGATCAGTGGAGAGTAcgaagcaaaggaagaaaggatgcagaaatatCTTAAACTGACAAGGCAACTAACTCAAGAGTTTGACACAGTGGAATTCGTCCAGATACCAAGGAGCCAGAATATGGGGGCCGACGAAGTATCAAAACTAGCGTCATCAGAAGAAGGGAAGACGAGCACAGACATGGCGATAGAGATCCAGAAACACCCGAGTATTGAAGAGGTGGCGGTATTTTCCATCCAGAGCACAGACACCTGGATGACGCCCATAATATCCTTCCTCCAGGACGGGCACCTACCTCAGAATACTGACGAAGCCAGAAAGGTCAAGAAGAGAGCAGCCAGGTTTACAATCCTGAATGACGtcttgtacaagagaggcttctccatGCCTTATCTAAAGTGCGTCGACGAGGACGAGGCCAAATACATCCTGGAAGAAGTACATGGAGGAATCTGTGGCGACCATGCCGGCTCCAGATCCCTAGTCAACAAGGTGATAAGAGCGGGGTatttttggccaaccatgcaggggGATGCTGCTGACATCGTCAGAAG gttcgggattcctTTGACGATCATATCTGATAATGGGAAGCAGTTCGACAGCCAAGGCTTCAGAGACTTCTGCTCGGACCTCgggatcaagaatcagttctcaTCCTCGGGACACCCCCAGGCAAACGGACAGACGGAAGTAACGAACAGGACGCTGCTCAAGATAATCAAAACCAAGCTGGACGAAGCAAAAGGTGCCTGGCCAGAAGAACTACCTAGTGTCCTCTGGGCATACAGGACTACAACCAGAaccccgacaggagagacacccttcaggcttacctatgGCACAGAGGCAGTGATCCCAGTAGAAGTTGGAGTAACAAGCATCAGGCGAGGAACTTTCAGAGATGGACTCAATGACGAGGAACTGCGGTTCAACCTGGATTGCTTGGATGAAGTAAGAGACAATGCGTCCAGTAGAATGACGaagtatcaaaagaaaatggcCGAGTATTACAACAAGAGGGTCAAACTCAGGCGTCTGGCCATAGGGGACCTTGTCCTTCGCAAAGTCACTAtagcaactaaagaccctactCAAGGGAAGCTGGGCCCTacatgggaagggccatatcgcgTCGTTCACTACTCTAGGCAAGGAAGTTACCATCTGGAAACTATGGACGGACAAAAGCTCCCTCGTTCgtggaacattgagcatttaaagaaaTACCATGAGTAA